The following proteins are encoded in a genomic region of Coffea eugenioides isolate CCC68of chromosome 6, Ceug_1.0, whole genome shotgun sequence:
- the LOC113773228 gene encoding F-box/LRR-repeat protein At1g67190, with amino-acid sequence MECLPVEVIGNILSRLGAARDVLIASATCRKWREASKNHLHALRFSSNDWPVYHDLTTTKLEIIITQTIFQTNALQCLSIIMDDVDEFSAAPVIAWLMYTRDTLRQLHYNVTTTPNINILEKCSRHKLEVLRLAHNTITGVEPTYQKFPCLRLLALSYVSISALDLSLLLTACPKIEVLTLVSLDVVMSDPQATMELSSNSLKDINVEAISLDKFILEADSLEKLHLKDCTLEVFELVCKGSLKLLRIDDVSVIHLDIGESAENLEVVDVGNFTIMWAKFHHMISKSSKLRRLRLWGVVFDDDDEIVEIETISACFPLLSHLSLSYDLREAALQYGLQGSFQLENIVVLELGWTVITDLFSHWVAGLLERCTILRKLVIYGIVSETKTPEECHALANFSSFMIKLMRKYPDVEVQFIYE; translated from the coding sequence ATGGAGTGTCTTCCTGTAGAGGTCATTGGGAATATATTATCCCGGCTGGGGGCTGCTCGTGATGTTCTGATTGCATCTGCAACTTGCCGAAAGTGGCGAGAAGCATCGAAAAATCACCTTCACGCCCTTAGATTCAGCTCCAATGATTGGCCTGTGTACCATGACCTGACTACAACTAAACTAGAGATTATCATAACGCAGACAATTTTCCAGACTAATGCACTCCAGTGCCTTTCAATAATTATGGATGATGTTGATGAGTTCTCAGCTGCCCCAGTGATTGCTTGGCTTATGTATACTAGAGATACCTTGCGGCAATTGCACTACAATGTCACAACGACACCAAATATTAATATACTTGAAAAATGCAGTCGACACAAGCTGGAAGTATTGAGGTTGGCTCATAATACAATAACGGGGGTTGAGCCTACTTATCAGAAATTTCCTTGCTTGCGATTGCTTGCTCTTAGTTATGTCAGTATATCAGCTTTGGACCTAAGTCTTTTACTGACCGCTTGTCCAAAAATTGAGGTTTTGACTCTTGTCAGTCTTGATGTTGTCATGTCAGATCCTCAGGCAACAATGGAACTGAGCAGTAACTCATTAAAGGATATAAATGTTGAGGCTATTAGTTTGGACAAATTTATACTTGAGGCAGATAGTCTTGAGAAGTTGCACTTAAAAGATTGCACGCTTGAAGTGTTTGAGCTTGTTTGCAAGGGGTCGCTAAAGCTCCTCAGGATTGATGATGTTAGTGTTATCCATCTTGACATTGGTGAAAGTGCTGAAAATCTTGAGGTTGTGGATGTTGGCAATTTTACAATCATGTGGGCAAAGTTTCATCATATGATTTCAAAATCATCAAAGTTGAGACGGCTCAGGCTTTGGGGTGTTGTgtttgatgatgatgatgagattGTAGAAATTGAGACTATTTCGGCATGCTTTCCACTTTTGAGTCACCTGTCACTGAGTTATGATCTAAGAGAGGCAGCACTTCAGTATGGGTTGCAAGGTTCTTTCCAATTGGAGAACATTGTTGTGCTGGAGCTTGGGTGGACGGTAATCACTGACTTGTTTTCGCACTGGGTTGCGGGACTTCTGGAAAGGTGCACTATCCTCAGGAAGTTGGTGATTTATGGTATTGTGTCAGAGACCAAGACCCCTGAAGAATGCCATGCCTTAGCCAACTTTTCTTCGTTCATGATAAAGTTAATGAGGAAATATCCTGACGTGGAAGTTCAGTTTATATACGAGTAG
- the LOC113774649 gene encoding 60S ribosomal protein L10a-3, with protein sequence MSKLQSDAVREAIGVIMTEAKGDKKRNFTETIELQIGLKNYDPQKDKRFSGSVKLPHIPRPKMKVCMLGDAQHVEEAEKIGLEYMDVEGLKKLNKNKKLVKKLAKKYHAFLASEAVIKQIPRLLGPGLNKAGKFPTLVTHQESLESKVNETKATVKFQLKKVLCMGVAVGNCDMEEKQIFQNVQMSVNFLVSLLKKNWQNVRCLYLKSTMGKPNRIF encoded by the exons ATGAG CAAGCTACAGAGTGATGCTGTTAGAGAGGCGATTGGCGTAATTATGACCGAAGCTAAGGGTGATAAAAAGCGTAACTTCACCGAGACTATTGAGCTTCAGATTGGTTTGAAGAACTATGATCCCCAGAAGGACAAGCGTTTCAGTGGCTCTGTTAAATTACCACACATTCCTCGACCCAAGATGAAGGTTTGCATGCTTGGTGATGCTCAGCATGTTGAAGAG GCAGAGAAGATTGGTCTGGAATATATGGATGTTGAAGGGTTGAAGAAACTCAATAAGAACAAGAAATTGGTGAAGAAGCTGGCAAAGAAGTATCATGCTTTCTTAGCCTCTGAAGCAGTCATCAAGCAGATTCCTCGTCTTCTGGGCCCTGGTCTAAACAAGGCAG GAAAGTTTCCCACACTGGTGACTCATCAGGAATCTTTGGAGTCAAAAGTTAACGAGACTAAAGCAACAGTGAAATTCCAGCTTAAGAAGGTTCTTTGCATGGGTGTTGCTGTGGGTAATTGTGACATGGAGGAGAAGCAGATCTTCCAGAATGTCCAAATGAGTGTCAACTTTCTTGTCTCATTACTCAAAAAGAATTGGCAAAAT GTGAGGTGCTTGTACCTGAAGAGTACCATGGGAAAGCCAAATCGCATCTTTTGA
- the LOC113775443 gene encoding protein CIA1: MSLVDESFELKELQVLEGHADRVWSVAWKPATGFDGVPAVLASCSGDKTVRVWEQSPSSGSFQCKAVLEETHTRTVRSCAWSPSGKLLATASFDATTAVWEHVGDDYECVSTLEGHENEVKSISWNASGSLLATCGRDKSVWIWEVLPGNEFECVSVLQGHTQDVKMVQWHPNMDILFSCSYDNTIKVWAEDGDDDWHCVQTLAEANNGHTSTVWALSFNATGDKMATCSDDLTLKIWGSDLLTIQSGNGSAPWKHICTLSGYHDRTIFSVHWSREGIIASGAADDAIRLFAEDGDGLVDEPKYHLLLKKDKAHDMDVNSVQWSSAGNRLLASASDDGTIKIWELISLAGDQKPPL, encoded by the exons ATGAGCTTAGTGGACGAGAGCTTCGAGCTGAAGGAACTTCAGGTGTTGGAAGGCCACGCTGATAGGGTTTGGAGTGTCGCTTGGAAACCTGCCACTGGCTTCGACGGGGTCCCCGCAGTACTCGCCTCCTGCAGCGGCGATAAAACCGTCCGGGTTTGGGAACAGAGTCCTTCCTCCGGTTCTTTCCAGTGCAAG GCAGTCCTGGAGGAGACGCACACTAGGACGGTTAGATCGTGTGCCTGGTCTCCATCTGGAAAACTATTAGCAACTGCAAGTTTTGATGCCACCACTGCTGTATGGGAGCACGTTGGCGATGATTATGAATGTGTTTCCACTTTGGAG GGTCATGAAAATGAAGTAAAGAGCATTTCTTGGAATGCATCCGGCTCGCTGCTCGCTACTTGTGGGCGAGACAAGTCAGTATGGATATGGGAAGTTTTGCCTGGTAATGAATTTGAGTGTGTTTCTGTGTTGCAAGGACATACACAAGATGTTAAAATGGTTCAGTGGCATCCAAACATGGACATTCTGTTCTCTTGCAGCTATGATAACACTATTAAG GTTTGGGCGGAGGATGGTGATGATGATTGGCATTGTGTTCAAACATTAGCAGAAGCTAACAA TGGACACACATCTACGGTCTGGGCTCTATCCTTTAATGCAACTGGAGACAAAATGGCCACTTGTAG CGATGATCTTACCTTGAAAATATGGGGAAGCGACCTCTTGACGATTCAGTCTGGAAATGGGTCTGCGCCTTG GAAACACATCTGCACTCTCTCTGGTTATCATGATCGAACTATATTTTCAGTCCATTGGTCAAG GGAAGGAATAATTGCTAGTGGAGCAGCTGATGATGCTATACGTTTATTTGCTGAGGATGGAGATGGTTTG GTTGATGAACCTAAGTACCATTTGCTTCTGAAGAAGGACAAAGCTCATGATATGGACGTAAATTCTGTGCAATGGAGCTCTGCG GGAAACAGGCTTCTTGCTTCTGCAAGTGATGACGGGACGATCAAGATATGGGAGTTGATTTCCCTGGCAGGGGACCAGAAACCTCCACTCTAA
- the LOC113774596 gene encoding protein BIC1-like, translating to MKREHPSSSASMTLQNSYDSAQDTTVSAAVLLLQEFKKANHETLSCDEQIKSVKPRWGTNDEFKRHQPRLMSKNTTVKDAKHQPKVDGAAKLQPSSAVLTPLVENLRTTNEAEVSTGRERLKRHRIEVAGRVWIPDIWGQEELLKDWIDCSAFDASVMNSSIISARAALVEEGRRANSSRIRIENRC from the coding sequence atGAAACGAGAACATCCAAGTAGCAGTGCTAGCATGACCCTTCAGAATTCTTATGATTCTGCTCAAGATACTACCGTCTCAGCTGCAGTGCTACTCCTGCAGGAGTTCAAGAAAGCTAATCACGAGACCTTATCCTGCGATGAACAAATCAAGTCGGTCAAGCCACGCTGGGGAACTAATGATGAGTTTAAACGTCATCAGCCACGGCTAATGTCAAAAAACACTACTGTCAAAGACGCAaaacatcaacccaaagttgATGGAGCAGCAAAATTACAGCCGTCTTCAGCTGTTCTAACTCCTTTAGTTGAAAACTTGAGGACGACAAACGAGGCTGAGGTGTCGACCGGGCGGGAAAGACTGAAGAGACATCGGATTGAAGTTGCGGGTCGAGTTTGGATTCCGGATATATGGGGTCAAGAGGAGCTGCTAAAGGATTGGATTGACTGCAGTGCCTTTGATGCTTCCGTAATGAATAGTAGTATAATCTCGGCTCGGGCTGCATTGGTTGAAGAAGGAAGAAGAGCCAATTCAAGCAGAATAAGAATAGAGAACCGTTGTTAG
- the LOC113773225 gene encoding cell division protein FtsZ homolog 2-2, chloroplastic, with the protein MATCTSTCFTRYDARRSMGILTVLGGKVGPLKTPDEKIGFLNVSQRGSPICTQIKCSTNSHSVSQFQSKDPFLNLHPEISMLRGEGNPTIANPRQDSSSGSVTESLRDTSSSNNYNEAKIKVIGVGGGGSNAVNRMIESSMKGVEFWIVNTDVQAMRMSPVFSEQRLQIGQELTRGLGAGGNPDIGMNAAKESKEAIEDAVYGSDMVFVTAGMGGGTGTGGAPVIAGIAKAMGILTVGIVTTPFSFEGRRRAVQAQEGIAALRENVDTLIVIPNDKLLTAVSPSTPVTEAFNLADDILRQGVRGISDIITIPGLVNVDFADVRAIMANAGSSLMGIGTATGKTRARDAALNAIQSPLLDIGIERATGIVWNITGGSDLTLFEVNAAAEVIYDLVDPSANLIFGAVIDPSLGGQVSITLIATGFKRQEESEGRPLQAGQMAQGDAGLGMNRRPSSFLEGGSVEIPEFLRKKGRSRYPRA; encoded by the exons ATGGCTACCTGCACATCGACTTGTTTTACGCGTTACGATGCTCGAAGGTCAATGGGGATTTTGACCGTTCTTGGAGGAAAAGTAGGCCCGCTGAAAACGCCCGATGAAAAGATTGGCTTTTTGAATGTTAGCCAAAGGGGTAGTCCAATTTGCACTCAGATTAAGTGTTCAACAAACTCTCATAGTGTCAGCCAATTTCAGAGCAAGGATCCCTTTCTGAATTTGCACCCAGAAATTTCGATGCTTAGGGGTGAGGGGAACCCCACCATAGCCAACCCTCGGCAGGATAGCTCAAGTGGAAGTGTTACAGAGAGTTTGAGAGATACTTCGAGCTCAAACAATTACAATGAGGCAAAGATAAAAGTTATTGGTGTTGGAGGTGGCGGGTCAAATGCTGTCAATCGAATGATTGAGAGCTCTATGAAGGGTGTAGAGTTCTGGATTGTTAACACGGATGTCCAAGCCATGAGGATGTCACCTGTTTTTTCTGAGCAACGCTTGCAAATTGGTCAAGAGCTTACCAGGGGACTTGGAGCTGGTGGGAACCCGGATATTGGGATGAATGCTGCTAAAGAAAGCAAAGAAGCAATTGAAGATGCAGTTTACGGTTCAGACATGGTTTTTGTCACG GCTGGAATGGGTGGAGGAACTGGGACTGGTGGGGCTCCTGTAATTGCTGGAATTGCTAAAGCAATGGGTATCTTGACAGTAGGCATTGTTACAACTCCTTTCTCCTTCGAGGGCCGTAGAAGAGCCGTTCAAGCACAAGAAGGGATTGCAGCTTTGAGAGAGAATGTCGATACACTGATTGTCATTCCAAATGACAAATTACTGACTGCAGTCTCCCCATCTACACCAGTAACAGAAGCATTTAACTTGGCTGATGATATTCTTCGACAAGGAGTCCGTGGTATCTCAGACATAATCACG ATTCCTGGGCTGGTGAATGTGGATTTTGCTGATGTGCGTGCCATTATGGCTAATGCTGGTTCTTCATTGATGGGCATTGGGACTGCAACAG GGAAGACAAGGGCTAGGGATGCTGCATTGAATGCTATTCAATCTCCATTGTTAGATATCGGGATAGAGAGGGCTACTGGTATTGTGTGGAATATTACTGGTGGCAGTGATTTGACATTGTTTGAG GTAAATGCTGCTGCAGAGGTCATATATGACCTTGTGGATCCAAGTGCCAATTTAATCTTTGGAGCTGTTATTGATCCATCACTAGGCGGTCAA GTTAGTATAACCCTAATTGCTACGGGATTTAAACGCCAAGAAGAAAGTGAGGGGAGACCTCTTCAG GCAGGTCAGATGGCACAAGGAGATGCAGGTCTTGGAATGAATCGACGACCATCATCCTTCCTGGAAGGTGGTTCTGTGGAGATCCCTGAATTTTTAAGAAAGAAAGGGCGTTCTCGCTATCCAAGAGCTTAA